One window of Cervus elaphus chromosome 6, mCerEla1.1, whole genome shotgun sequence genomic DNA carries:
- the LOC122696460 gene encoding transmembrane protein 50A-like gives MSGFLEGLRCSECIDWGEKRNTIASIAAGVLFFTGWWIIIDAAVIYPRMDEFNHSYHACGVIATIAFLMINAVSNGQVRGDSYSEGCLGQTGAHIWLFIGFMLAFGSLIASMWILFGGYVAKEKAVVYPGIAVFFQNAFIFFGGLVFKFGRTEDLWQ, from the coding sequence ATGTCTGGATTTCTGGAAGGCTTGAGGTGCTCAGAGTGCATTGATTGGGGGGAAAAGCGCAATACTATTGCTTCCATTGCTGCCGGTGTTCTATTTTTTACAGGCTGGTGGATCATCATAGATGCAGCTGTCATTTACCCCCGCATGGACGAATTCAACCACTCCTACCACGCGTGCGGTGTGATAGCGACCATAGCCTTCTTAATGATTAATGCAGTATCAAATGGACAAGTCCGAGGTGATAGTTACAGTGAAGGTTGCCTGGGTCAGACAGGTGCTCACATTTGGCTGTTCATTGGTTTCATGTTGGCCTTTGGCTCTCTGATTGCATCGATGTGGATTCTTTTTGGAGGATATGTTGCTAAAGAAAAAGCCGTAGTATACCCTGGGATTGCTGTATTTTTCCAAAATGCCTTCATCTTTTTTGGAGGACTCGTTTTTAAGTTCGGCCGCACTGAAGACTTATGGCAGTGA